A window of Pedobacter lusitanus contains these coding sequences:
- a CDS encoding DUF6443 domain-containing protein, with translation MKGHLYYATIFFCLSILSLNTAYAQVPQDTVLDTYTGQTEITAKRRVTLKSGFRIPAGKKVRIYTGASFGKWVTISSKPSTDQNYILTRIFKKPGIKDDAAASSNAYNTGEVNQSIQYFDGLGRPLQTVTVQGSPSFADVVQPVVYDAFGREAVKYQPYAIGSNGGGYRGSGVTEQGAFYTTPPAGIAATANAYGVTVFESSPLNRVLEQGAPGAAWQPVSGNSTGHTQKIEYGTNAAEVKLWVVNATGASASSNYAAGTLYKTTTKDENWVAADLKAGTVDEYKDFEGRVVLKRVWESDAQGLSTYYVYDDLGNLRYVLPPGVGSISTFSESDDVYKQFIYGYHYDGRKRLVEKKIPGKGQESMVYNTLDQVILTRDANQGAGQWLFTKYDAFGRVVSSGIYSGENDRATLQGVVNAQTVLWEKRVAGGIGYDNLSFPEVSSISSYHVINYYDDYSFPENTFGEPSGSQMKADRVKSLLTGTKVTTLGTANMLLSVHYYDDEGRVIQSKSENHLGGKDIIDNTYNFAGELTASTRSHTTGSTTTEIANRYFYDHMGRKIATLENINNKGEVVLSQLDYTETGQLLKKQLHSTDNGSNYLQHTDYAYNERGWLNKATGKEFNLQLKYTEGDVPQWNGNISGQVWGRGEGKFDNTFKYSYDKLNRLTSAVSPGLGENIIYDVMGNIKMLNREGQVINNYTGYTGNQLTKIEGATNSTYSYDSNGNLITDSGKGITLTYNYLNLPEKVTGNKTLSYTYDATGNKLRKTSGSEVTDYIGGIQHKTDGSIDFIATEEGLARNNGGTYSYEYNLSDHLGNVRYSFNKHPVTGALQPIQSDDYYAFGLRKVVSAGTNKYLYNKKELQEELEEYDYGARFYDPVIGRFNTVDPLSEVSRRNSPYGYALNNPIRFIDVDGMYTDYYGTSGNYLGTDGVNNGKVKVALTESTEKAITSSIKNDKVNINDSDYKDLINNPTSNEISTMDNAFATMESSGMKEQGFGVGNNNGQQNIETVSSTGNTSVQTGKAIATLAGSGNTISYDGHTHGAVIKSDPETGNIIVGGSGSSAGDRSGSVYGQPNVVLGYDVQNKTGNITAADVANAVSNSGKFMPLNPAKFNKTITFYNQGGDIRTINYSAFKSNTSSIRIQNYATHLPNLNIR, from the coding sequence ATGAAGGGACATCTGTATTACGCTACTATATTTTTTTGTTTATCTATTTTAAGTCTGAATACCGCTTATGCGCAGGTGCCTCAGGATACGGTGCTGGATACTTATACCGGTCAAACAGAGATTACTGCTAAACGGCGGGTTACACTTAAGTCTGGATTTCGTATTCCTGCGGGAAAAAAAGTAAGGATTTATACTGGTGCAAGTTTTGGGAAATGGGTTACTATTTCGAGTAAGCCAAGTACTGATCAGAATTATATACTGACCAGGATATTTAAAAAGCCTGGTATAAAAGATGATGCTGCTGCGAGCTCGAATGCTTATAATACAGGTGAAGTTAACCAGAGTATACAATACTTTGATGGCTTGGGCCGTCCGCTACAAACGGTAACGGTACAGGGTAGTCCCAGTTTTGCTGATGTAGTGCAGCCTGTTGTTTATGATGCTTTTGGACGTGAGGCGGTAAAGTATCAGCCTTATGCTATTGGGAGCAACGGAGGTGGGTATCGAGGTAGCGGGGTAACTGAACAAGGGGCTTTCTATACAACGCCTCCGGCGGGTATCGCAGCAACAGCTAATGCTTATGGGGTAACTGTTTTTGAATCTTCGCCATTGAACCGTGTTTTAGAACAGGGTGCACCAGGTGCTGCATGGCAACCAGTCTCTGGCAATAGTACCGGGCATACTCAGAAAATTGAGTATGGAACTAATGCTGCAGAGGTAAAACTTTGGGTGGTGAATGCAACTGGAGCCTCGGCTAGCTCTAATTATGCTGCAGGGACATTATATAAAACGACGACAAAAGATGAGAACTGGGTTGCTGCGGATTTAAAAGCAGGGACAGTAGATGAGTATAAAGATTTTGAAGGCAGAGTGGTTTTAAAACGTGTGTGGGAAAGTGACGCGCAAGGTCTTTCTACATATTATGTGTATGATGATCTGGGCAATTTGCGCTATGTATTGCCTCCGGGAGTTGGAAGTATCAGCACTTTTTCCGAGAGCGATGATGTCTATAAGCAGTTTATTTACGGGTATCATTATGATGGCAGGAAGAGACTGGTAGAAAAGAAAATTCCGGGTAAAGGTCAGGAATCTATGGTGTATAATACATTGGATCAGGTAATTTTGACCCGGGATGCAAATCAGGGAGCAGGTCAGTGGTTGTTTACCAAATATGATGCTTTTGGGCGGGTAGTGAGTTCGGGTATATATAGCGGAGAGAATGACAGAGCTACTTTACAAGGGGTTGTCAATGCACAGACAGTTCTTTGGGAGAAAAGAGTTGCTGGTGGTATAGGTTATGATAATCTTTCTTTTCCAGAGGTTTCTTCGATAAGTTCTTATCATGTGATCAATTATTATGATGATTATAGTTTTCCGGAGAATACTTTTGGTGAGCCATCAGGAAGCCAGATGAAAGCTGATCGGGTTAAATCGTTATTAACCGGGACTAAAGTGACTACTTTGGGTACAGCGAATATGTTACTTTCAGTTCATTATTATGATGATGAAGGTCGTGTGATTCAGAGCAAAAGTGAGAACCATTTGGGTGGAAAGGATATTATAGATAATACCTACAATTTTGCGGGTGAGCTGACAGCGAGTACACGTAGTCATACGACTGGCAGTACGACTACAGAGATTGCTAATCGTTATTTCTATGACCATATGGGGCGTAAGATTGCAACATTGGAGAATATCAATAACAAAGGAGAAGTGGTGCTGAGTCAGCTGGATTATACTGAAACCGGACAGCTGCTGAAGAAACAGTTACATAGTACGGATAACGGATCGAACTATCTACAACATACAGATTATGCCTATAATGAAAGAGGCTGGTTGAACAAGGCTACAGGCAAAGAGTTCAATCTGCAGCTGAAATATACTGAGGGTGATGTGCCTCAATGGAATGGTAATATTTCTGGTCAGGTTTGGGGTAGAGGAGAAGGTAAATTTGATAATACGTTCAAATACAGTTATGATAAACTAAACAGGTTGACTTCAGCGGTATCACCAGGTTTGGGAGAGAACATCATTTATGATGTGATGGGAAATATCAAGATGCTGAACCGGGAAGGTCAAGTGATCAATAACTATACTGGATATACCGGGAATCAGCTGACTAAGATAGAGGGGGCTACCAATAGTACTTATAGTTACGACAGCAATGGAAACTTAATCACTGATAGCGGGAAGGGAATAACGCTGACTTATAATTACCTGAATTTGCCGGAGAAAGTTACGGGTAATAAGACTTTGAGTTATACTTATGATGCGACTGGAAATAAGCTGAGAAAAACAAGTGGTTCGGAGGTTACGGATTATATCGGTGGCATTCAGCACAAGACTGATGGAAGTATTGATTTCATTGCTACTGAGGAAGGATTAGCCAGGAATAACGGCGGAACTTACAGTTATGAATATAACCTGAGTGATCATTTGGGCAATGTGCGTTATAGTTTTAATAAGCATCCGGTGACGGGTGCACTACAGCCAATACAGAGTGATGATTATTATGCGTTTGGACTGCGGAAAGTTGTAAGCGCGGGAACTAATAAATATCTTTATAATAAGAAAGAGTTACAGGAGGAGTTGGAGGAGTACGATTACGGCGCAAGGTTTTATGATCCGGTGATTGGGCGTTTTAATACGGTAGATCCACTTTCTGAAGTGTCTAGGAGAAATAGCCCTTATGGATATGCTTTAAATAATCCCATACGTTTCATTGATGTAGATGGAATGTATACGGATTATTATGGGACAAGTGGTAATTATCTTGGAACGGATGGGGTTAATAATGGTAAAGTTAAAGTTGCTTTAACAGAATCAACAGAAAAAGCGATTACTTCCTCTATAAAAAATGACAAGGTTAATATAAATGATAGTGATTATAAAGATTTGATTAATAATCCAACTTCCAACGAGATTAGTACGATGGATAATGCATTTGCAACTATGGAATCTAGCGGTATGAAGGAGCAAGGGTTTGGTGTAGGTAATAATAATGGGCAGCAAAATATAGAGACAGTGTCAAGTACTGGTAATACTAGTGTTCAAACGGGTAAGGCAATAGCAACTTTAGCCGGATCTGGAAATACTATAAGTTATGATGGGCACACTCATGGCGCTGTTATTAAATCAGATCCTGAAACAGGTAACATTATTGTTGGAGGAAGTGGTTCTTCTGCGGGAGATAGGAGTGGCTCGGTTTATGGCCAGCCAAATGTAGTATTAGGATATGATGTGCAAAATAAAACTGGTAATATAACGGCAGCTGATGTAGCTAACGCAGTGAGTAACTCTGGCAAATTCATGCCTTTAAATCCGGCCAAATTTAATAAAACTATAACTTTTTATAACCAAGGAGGTGATATCAGAACTATTAATTACAGTGCGTTCAAGTCTAATACGTCTTCAATAAGAATTCAAAATTATGCAACACATTTACCCAATCTAAACATAAGATGA